A section of the Corynebacterium auris genome encodes:
- a CDS encoding LacI family DNA-binding transcriptional regulator, with amino-acid sequence MVEKDARPTLSDVARLAGVSPSSASRVFLGQKKVSEETRRRVLKVANEIGYVPHSVSRRVALKDNRTIGLLLRDAANPTYGSLFSELHLAAAERGWGLATMTVATGKHDHVQIESLYNLVGMQVAGLIVSTGDLPSELLAPFLEQVPILRAGRPEPQGLVHAVSYDAEAAGRTLARLVLGEGHIRIAVIRTRKEISLPEWLRAEAMITTIRAAGLEPFVVEVGNNTGEEYILPLVQSGAVSVVMCPTDLRQLAFLRLFDSHGLNVPEDVSVTGCDGALHGADILGLTTYRWPIRRLAQATVDSIIGLIQRHGTPDNPRELISIKIPGEVVRGRTLAASTAM; translated from the coding sequence ATGGTTGAAAAGGACGCCAGGCCAACTCTGTCCGACGTCGCTCGTCTGGCGGGGGTGTCGCCGAGCTCCGCCTCGCGGGTTTTTCTCGGGCAGAAGAAGGTCTCCGAGGAGACAAGGCGGCGGGTTCTGAAAGTAGCCAACGAGATTGGCTACGTCCCGCACTCCGTTTCCCGGCGCGTGGCTTTGAAAGACAACCGCACAATCGGGCTTTTGCTTCGCGACGCCGCGAACCCCACCTACGGGTCATTATTTTCTGAACTCCACCTCGCAGCCGCGGAGAGAGGATGGGGCCTTGCGACCATGACCGTCGCGACAGGAAAGCATGACCACGTACAAATCGAGAGCCTGTACAACCTGGTGGGGATGCAGGTGGCGGGCCTCATCGTGTCTACGGGGGACCTACCCAGCGAACTGCTTGCGCCCTTCCTTGAGCAAGTTCCGATCCTGCGGGCGGGGCGCCCCGAGCCGCAGGGGCTGGTGCACGCTGTTTCCTACGACGCTGAAGCGGCGGGGCGGACGCTGGCCCGGCTTGTCTTGGGGGAGGGGCACATTCGCATCGCTGTGATCCGGACCAGAAAGGAGATCTCGCTGCCCGAATGGTTGCGCGCGGAGGCGATGATTACGACGATCCGGGCCGCGGGCCTTGAGCCGTTCGTCGTAGAGGTAGGCAACAACACCGGCGAGGAGTACATTCTCCCGCTCGTGCAGAGCGGCGCCGTGAGCGTTGTCATGTGTCCTACCGACCTGCGGCAACTCGCGTTCCTGAGGTTATTTGACTCTCATGGGCTGAACGTTCCGGAGGATGTCAGCGTGACCGGCTGCGACGGTGCGCTACACGGGGCAGACATTTTGGGCCTCACAACGTACCGCTGGCCGATCCGCCGTTTGGCCCAGGCCACCGTGGACTCCATCATCGGCCTGATCCAACGGCACGGAACCCCCGACAATCCGCGCGAGCTGATCAGTATCAAGATCCCCGGGGAGGTCGTTCGCG
- a CDS encoding ABC transporter ATP-binding protein: protein MSEILFDAATLQYPGNPQPTINNLDLKIDDGELIAVVGPSGSGKSTTLRMVAGLEALTSGEIYIGGEPASKTAPSKRDVAMVFQSYALYPHMTVAENMAFALKMQKVEKEERERRVREASRLLELDSYLGRLPTALSGGQRQRVAMGRAIVREPKVFLMDEPLSNLDAKLRVSTRTQISQLQRTLGTTMLYVTHDQTEAMTMAHRIAVLEGGNMQQVGTPEELYLRPANVFVATFIGSPSMNLRRGMITEDKLLVGSAYLPLPRLTSAGEGRAVIFGIRPEDTELSSEAEADLTGEVVFVENFGSDKFVHVKAEELGTTDELIVRVPNTERFTEGAPISLRVNRAKMHVFDAETEERIAE from the coding sequence ATGTCAGAAATCCTCTTCGACGCTGCAACCCTGCAGTACCCCGGCAATCCGCAGCCAACCATCAACAACCTCGATCTCAAGATCGACGATGGCGAACTGATTGCCGTTGTCGGCCCCTCCGGGTCAGGAAAGTCGACCACCCTGCGCATGGTCGCGGGCCTGGAAGCTTTGACCTCCGGGGAGATTTACATCGGCGGAGAACCCGCCTCAAAAACCGCTCCCTCCAAGCGCGACGTCGCCATGGTCTTCCAGTCCTACGCCCTGTACCCGCACATGACAGTCGCGGAGAATATGGCGTTCGCGCTCAAGATGCAGAAGGTGGAGAAGGAGGAGCGCGAGCGTCGCGTCAGGGAAGCCTCCCGCCTGCTCGAGCTCGACTCCTACCTCGGCCGGCTGCCCACGGCACTCTCGGGCGGCCAGCGCCAGCGCGTGGCCATGGGCCGCGCCATCGTGCGTGAGCCCAAGGTCTTCCTCATGGACGAGCCCCTGTCCAACCTCGACGCCAAGCTGCGAGTGAGCACCCGCACCCAGATCAGCCAGCTGCAGCGCACGCTGGGCACGACCATGCTCTACGTCACGCACGACCAGACCGAGGCGATGACAATGGCGCACCGGATTGCCGTCCTCGAAGGCGGCAACATGCAGCAGGTGGGCACCCCCGAGGAGCTCTACCTGCGTCCGGCGAACGTCTTCGTCGCCACGTTCATTGGCTCCCCCTCGATGAACCTGCGCCGCGGCATGATCACTGAGGACAAGCTCCTCGTGGGCTCGGCCTACCTCCCGCTTCCACGCCTCACCTCAGCCGGCGAGGGCCGAGCCGTCATCTTCGGCATCCGGCCCGAAGACACGGAACTGAGCAGCGAGGCCGAGGCCGACCTCACCGGGGAAGTCGTGTTCGTGGAGAACTTCGGCTCGGACAAGTTCGTCCACGTCAAGGCCGAGGAGCTGGGCACGACCGATGAGTTGATCGTGCGCGTGCCCAACACCGAGCGCTTCACCGAGGGCGCACCGATTTCGCTGCGCGTGAACCGGGCCAAGATGCACGTCTTCGACGCCGAGACCGAGGAGCGGATCGCCGAATGA